A stretch of the Erinaceus europaeus chromosome 23, mEriEur2.1, whole genome shotgun sequence genome encodes the following:
- the NR2C2AP gene encoding nuclear receptor 2C2-associated protein isoform X2 produces MTHNLVCPQTASRVSSVLNRDTRQFGKKHLFDQREETCWTSDQWVLLEFPQRVRLSCLQLQFQGGFCSRRGRLHGAQGSEPLAGIADFYPEDGNSLQTFPVPPAEVDRLRLTLEDASDLFGRVVVYHLRVLGEKLA; encoded by the exons ATGACCCACAACCTGGTGTGTCCGCAGACGGCGAGCAG GGTGAGCTCCGTGCTGAACCGCGACACCCGCCAGTTTGGGAAGAAGCACCTGTTTGACCAGCGGGAGGAGACGTGCTGGACCTCAGACCAG TGGGTGCTGCTGGAGTTTCCCCAGCGCGTGCGCCTGTCCTGCTTGCAGCTCCAGTTCCAGGGCGGCTTCTGCAGCCGCCGCGGCCGCCTGCACG GAGCCCAGGGCAGCGAGCCCCTGGCCGGCATCGCCGATTTCTACCCCGAGGACGGCAACTCCCTGCAG ACCTTCCCGGTGCCGCCGGCTGAAGTGGACCGGCTGAGACTGACCCTAGAGGATGCCAGCGACCTGTTCGGCCGTGTGGTCGTCTACCACCTGCGGGTGCTGGGGGAGAAGCTGGCCTGA
- the NR2C2AP gene encoding nuclear receptor 2C2-associated protein isoform X3: protein MTHNLVCPQTASRVSSVLNRDTRQFGKKHLFDQREETCWTSDQLQFQGGFCSRRGRLHGAQGSEPLAGIADFYPEDGNSLQTFPVPPAEVDRLRLTLEDASDLFGRVVVYHLRVLGEKLA, encoded by the exons ATGACCCACAACCTGGTGTGTCCGCAGACGGCGAGCAG GGTGAGCTCCGTGCTGAACCGCGACACCCGCCAGTTTGGGAAGAAGCACCTGTTTGACCAGCGGGAGGAGACGTGCTGGACCTCAGACCAG CTCCAGTTCCAGGGCGGCTTCTGCAGCCGCCGCGGCCGCCTGCACG GAGCCCAGGGCAGCGAGCCCCTGGCCGGCATCGCCGATTTCTACCCCGAGGACGGCAACTCCCTGCAG ACCTTCCCGGTGCCGCCGGCTGAAGTGGACCGGCTGAGACTGACCCTAGAGGATGCCAGCGACCTGTTCGGCCGTGTGGTCGTCTACCACCTGCGGGTGCTGGGGGAGAAGCTGGCCTGA
- the NR2C2AP gene encoding nuclear receptor 2C2-associated protein isoform X1, translated as MTHNLVCPQTASRVSSVLNRDTRQFGKKHLFDQREETCWTSDQGPSQWVLLEFPQRVRLSCLQLQFQGGFCSRRGRLHGAQGSEPLAGIADFYPEDGNSLQTFPVPPAEVDRLRLTLEDASDLFGRVVVYHLRVLGEKLA; from the exons ATGACCCACAACCTGGTGTGTCCGCAGACGGCGAGCAG GGTGAGCTCCGTGCTGAACCGCGACACCCGCCAGTTTGGGAAGAAGCACCTGTTTGACCAGCGGGAGGAGACGTGCTGGACCTCAGACCAG GGCCCCTCGCAGTGGGTGCTGCTGGAGTTTCCCCAGCGCGTGCGCCTGTCCTGCTTGCAGCTCCAGTTCCAGGGCGGCTTCTGCAGCCGCCGCGGCCGCCTGCACG GAGCCCAGGGCAGCGAGCCCCTGGCCGGCATCGCCGATTTCTACCCCGAGGACGGCAACTCCCTGCAG ACCTTCCCGGTGCCGCCGGCTGAAGTGGACCGGCTGAGACTGACCCTAGAGGATGCCAGCGACCTGTTCGGCCGTGTGGTCGTCTACCACCTGCGGGTGCTGGGGGAGAAGCTGGCCTGA
- the RFXANK gene encoding DNA-binding protein RFXANK has product MAARRERRPEPEVGVCDPAPSPREARAAATPARGPDHRGDTKDGAPGPPLKPRRPAPRPRPQPIGSLLTACGRTETGAVTSSGPVARPTAEERAGVATGRLGGSHSPQVLGVPGERRGVARGGERPPCTPELGDPGDDAPDTVVLSLFPCTPEPGHPEPEPGASSPQGSSLKHSTTLTNRQRGNEVSALPATLDSLSIHQLAAQGELSQLREQLRRGDNLVNKPDDRGFTPLIWAAAFGEIETVRLLLEWGADPHALAKERESALSLASTGGYTDIVGLLLERDVDINIYDWNGGTPLLYAVRGNHVKCVEALLARGADLTTEADSGYTPMDLAVALGFRRVQQAIETHILRLFQTGLGPEPH; this is encoded by the exons ATGGCGGCGCGCCGGGAGCGACGGCCGGAACCGGAAGTGGGGGTCTGCGACCCCGCCCCTTCCCCGCGAGAAGCCAGAGCGGCGGCGACACCAGCTCGCGGCCCCGACCACCGCGGGGACACGAAGGACGGCGCCCCGGGACCCCCTTTAAAGCCGCggcgccccgccccgcgcccacGGCCGCAGCCGATTGGCTCGCTCCTCACGGCCTGTGGGCGGACGGAGACGGGCGCGGTGACGTCATCAGGGCCCGTAGCCCGGCCCACCGCGGAGGAGCGCGCAGGCGTCGCCACCGGACGGCTCGGCGGAAGCCAC AGCCCCCAAGTTTTGGGGGTCCCCGGCGAGCGGCGCGGGGTGGCCCGCGGAGGCGAGCGGCCG CCCTGCACCCCTGAACTCGGGGACCCCGGGGACGACGCCCCCGACACCGTGGTGCTCAGCCTCTTCCCCTGCACCCCGGAACCCGGGCACCCCGAACCCGAGCCAGGCGCCTCCTCCCCCCAGG GCAGCTCGCTGAAGCACTCCACCACCCTCACCAACCGGCAGCGAGGGAACGAGGTCTCGGCACTGCCTGCCACCCTGGACT CCCTGTCCATCCACCAGCTGGCGGCGCAGGGGGAGCTGAGCCAGCTGAGGGAGCAGCTGCGCAGAG GCGACAATCTGGTGAACAAGCCTGATGATCGAGGCTTCACGCCCCTCATCTGGGCCGCCGCCTTCGGGGAGATCGAGACGGTGCGCCTCCTGCTGGAGTGG GGCGCCGACCCCCACGCCCTGGCCAAGGAGCGGGAGAGCGCCCTGTCCCTGGCCAGCACCGGCGGCTACACGGACATCGTGGGGCTGCTGCTAGAGCGCGACGTGGACATCAACATCTACGACTGG AACGGAGGCACCCCTCTGCTGTACGCTGTGCGTGGGAACCACGTTAAATGTGTGGAGGCCCTGCTGG CCCGTGGAGCGGACCTGACCACAGAGGCTGACTCTGGCTACACCCCCATGGACCTGGCCGTGGCCCTGGGCTTCCGCAGAG TCCAACAGGCCATCGAGACCCACATCCTCCGGCTCTTCCAGACCGGCCTGGGCCCGGAGCCCCACTGA